In the Euphorbia lathyris chromosome 5, ddEupLath1.1, whole genome shotgun sequence genome, one interval contains:
- the LOC136228985 gene encoding protein MAIN-LIKE 2-like, which yields MLGGEIRSFLTCYNRSSACRDLCQWFTGASPELREMIERTGLSHLPHAMFKNLDTPLLTAFVERWQPDTNSFHMPFGEMTIQLHDVWQILRIPIDGPMVSESPPTDSIHAMCMMMFGVSQAELLLPTSHLWAGGGVFVEAVQGLLAEGRDDATRATAWMWLMLGSILFVDKSGDRIRPAHLHEVYSGVSGAAGLSWGSATLAMLYRQLGIASRGDCSGICGCLTLLQAWIYEYFPVFRPHRGAHLIPADHVRALRWEVGVPGKTTARLDIFRGQLDRMTAAEVTWLSYGPVADDDRLRVSYAGWIRCRDIVEPYMPDRALRQVGYTQPIPAERIRPDKAVRPWKSLSYRLTHSLVTVEDTWRRFPSARGIDRRRCRPVGYDPTACDPAYMDWYRQYSHPHLLHAPQAGPVQHARANSEFWVSWLWRVTQLSATHRSDEDVPRIKREMDEFMDAWHRAS from the exons atgttgggaggagagattcggtcgtttctgacatgctacaacagatcatcagcatgccgagatttgtgtcagtggtttactggtgcgtcacccgag ctgagggagatgatcgagaggactggtttgtctcaccttccacatgccatgtttaagaacctcgacactccgctattgactgcgttcgtggagcggtggcagcccgatacgaactccttccacatgccgttcggggagatgactatccagctgcatgatgtgtggcagattcttcggatcccgatcgacggtccgatggtgtccgagtctccccctACTGACTCGattcatgccatgtgcatgatgatgtttggggtgagtcAGGCTGAGCTTCTGTTGCCGACTAGTCATTTATGGgcaggtggaggtgtatttgttgagGCTGTACAGGGGCTACTCGctgagggtagggatgacgctactcgggccacagcgtggatgtggcttatgcttggatccattctgtttgttgacaagagtggagataggattaggccggcccatcttcatgaggtttacagcggtgtcagcggggcagctggactatcatgggggtctgccacactagccatgttgtaccggcagctggggatagcgagcagaggagactgttcaggtatatgcggatgtttgaccctactgcaggcatggatatatgagtattttccggtttttcggccacatagaggagctcacttgatcccagctgaccatgtccgtgcactgagatgggaggttggggtaccaggcaagacgaccgcccgactagataTCTTTCGGGGGCAGCTGGATCGTATGACGgcggcagag gtgacgtggttgtcttatggtcctgtcgccgatgatgatcggcttcgagtgtcctacgccggttggatacggtgtagagacatcgtcgagccgtatatgcccgaccgagcgctgcgacaggtcggatatactcagcctatcccagctgagcgtattagacctgataaagcagtacgaccatggaagtcgttatcgtacaggctcacgcattccttagtcacagttgaggacacctggcggagatttccatcggctcggggcattgatcggaggagatgccgaccagttggatacgatcccactgcctgtgatcctgcttatatggattggtatAGGCAATATTcgcatccccatctccttcatgcaccacaggctggaccggtacagcatgctcgcgccaatagcgaattt tgggttagctggttgtggcgtgtcacccaactatcggctacccatcgatctgacgaggatgttccacgcattaagagggagatggatgagtttatggatgcgtggcaTCGGGCGAGCTGA
- the LOC136230182 gene encoding probable mediator of RNA polymerase II transcription subunit 26c, producing MDIDDFRSILHSSGVDVWTFIDTAIAVASLDFGSELKHKRDKIVEMLYASTSSARCSNCDFDVATINNGDDIKHNNILEGKVGLGIRSPSTTPKSIRGDEDEDEDDTDPYAGLFDDEQKRVLEIKQQLEDLDQPEEYLVDLLQTLADMDITFKALKETDIGRHVNDLRKHSSNDVRRLVKQLVKKWKEIVDEWVRSNPQGEHASSALMADGDSPQQKIPRNGHHQVPDFAYSPNPHNGSSGSDKNNSEPERKPKPVPRKEAPPKPIQQSSIHASASHNAQRQRDQQKESNFDSDRLASASKRLQANYREAENAKKQRTIQVMDIHELPKPKNKNTFFPRNKAGGSQGGRHW from the exons ATGGATATAGATGATTTTCGATCCATTCTCCACAGTTCAGGCGTTGACGTTTGGACTTTTATAGACACCGCGATTGCGGttgcttctttggattttgggtCGGAATTGAAGCACAAGCGAGATAAGATTGTTGAAATGCTATATGCGTCTACTTCATCCGCTCGTTGTAGCAACTGCGATTTTGATGTGGCTACGATTAATAATGGCGACGATATCAAACATAATAATATTCTTGAAGGTAAAGTTGGACTTGGAATTCGGTCGCCATCAACAACGCCAAAGTCAATTCGTggtgatgaagatgaggatgaggatgatACGGACCCGTATGCAGGATTATTCGATGATGAACAGAAGAGGGTTTTAgagatcaagcaacaacttgaagatctTGATCag CCTGAAGAGTACTTGGTTGATTTGCTTCAAACTTTAGCAGATATGGATATAACATTCAAGGCACTAAAG GAAACTGACATTGGAAGGCATGTGAATGATTTGAGAAAGCATTCATCCAATGATGTCCGCAGATTAGTGAAGCAACTTGTCAA GAAATGGAAAGAAATTGTAGATGAATGGGTGAGATCGAATCCACAAGGAGAGCATGCATCTTCTGCTTTAATGG CTGATGGGGATTCTCCACAGCAGAAAATTCCCCGGAATGGTCATCACCAG GTTCCTGATTTTGCATACTCTCCAAATCCCCACA ACGGGAGTTCTGGATCGGATAAGAATAATTCAGAACCAGAACGAAAGCCAAAACCGGTTCCTCGAAAAGAAGCTCCACCAAAACCTATCCAACAATCATCAATTCATGCATCTGCTTCTCACAATGCACAG AGGCAGAGGGATCAACAAAAGGAAAGTAATTTTGATTCTGATAGGCTTGCTTCTGCAAGTAAAAGGCTTCAAGCAAATTACAGAGAAGCCGAAAATG CGAAAAAGCAAAGAACAATTCAAGTGATGGACATTCATGAGCTACCAAAACCTAAGAATAAGAATACCTTCTTTCCCAGGAACAAAGCAGGTGGTTCTCAAGGGGGGAGGCACTGGTGA